From the Pirellulales bacterium genome, one window contains:
- the purH gene encoding bifunctional phosphoribosylaminoimidazolecarboxamide formyltransferase/IMP cyclohydrolase codes for RAIADYFAKDEAAADAFPADWHFHLTRKEVLRYGENPHQRGALYAGEDAAGANMVSARQLHGKELSYNNLLDLDSALGIVRSLERPAVVVIKHNNPCGASMADELAVATRRALDGDPLSAFGSVLGFNRPLDAASAEVLAEPGRFVEAIVAPGFAADAVEILTTRPKWKANVRLMDVGPLDAVRPRCDFRPLAGGMLVQESDVLADPENEWKTVTRRQPSEDERQELRFAWALVRHVKSNAIVVTKDQSVLGVGAGQMSRVDSVKIALEKAGERARGAVLGSDAFFPFADSIGAAAGAGITAVIQPGGSRNDDEVIAACDEHGLAMIFTGRRHFKH; via the coding sequence CCGGGCAATCGCCGATTATTTCGCCAAAGACGAAGCCGCGGCGGACGCCTTTCCCGCCGATTGGCATTTTCACCTGACGCGGAAGGAAGTGCTGCGCTACGGCGAGAACCCGCATCAGCGCGGCGCCCTATATGCGGGGGAGGATGCGGCCGGTGCGAACATGGTCTCCGCTCGGCAACTTCACGGCAAGGAGCTGTCGTACAACAACCTGCTCGACTTGGACAGCGCGCTAGGCATCGTGCGTTCGCTCGAGAGGCCGGCGGTCGTGGTGATCAAGCACAACAATCCGTGCGGCGCGTCGATGGCCGACGAACTGGCGGTGGCCACGCGGCGCGCACTCGATGGCGATCCGCTCAGCGCTTTCGGTTCGGTGCTCGGTTTCAACCGGCCGCTCGACGCGGCTTCGGCCGAGGTGCTGGCGGAGCCGGGTCGTTTTGTGGAAGCGATCGTGGCGCCCGGTTTTGCTGCCGACGCCGTGGAAATCCTGACGACGCGCCCCAAGTGGAAAGCCAACGTGCGGTTGATGGACGTCGGTCCTCTCGACGCCGTTCGGCCACGATGTGACTTCCGCCCCTTGGCCGGCGGAATGCTTGTGCAGGAATCCGACGTCCTAGCCGATCCGGAAAACGAATGGAAGACTGTGACACGGCGCCAGCCGAGCGAAGACGAGCGGCAAGAACTGCGATTCGCGTGGGCGCTCGTACGTCACGTCAAGTCGAACGCGATCGTGGTCACCAAAGACCAAAGCGTGCTGGGGGTCGGCGCCGGACAGATGAGTCGCGTCGATTCTGTGAAGATCGCGCTGGAGAAGGCCGGCGAGCGAGCCCGAGGTGCCGTGCTCGGCTCCGACGCCTTCTTCCCGTTTGCCGATTCGATTGGGGCGGCCGCGGGCGCGGGCATCACGGCCGTGATCCAGCCCGGCGGCTCGCGGAATGACGACGAAGTGATCGCCGCCTGCGACGAGCATGGCCTAGCCATGATCTTCACCGGCCGTCGGCACTTTAAACACTGA